The Brassica rapa cultivar Chiifu-401-42 chromosome A10, CAAS_Brap_v3.01, whole genome shotgun sequence genome segment TAGATAGGGCTCGTTGAAAACCGGCTCAATGTCACAGCCGAGAAGAGTAGATACAACTGCCCCGACAAACACCAGAACAAGTTCCGCCTCAAGGTAAATATGGAGACAATATAGAGCCAAAACAACAAACCGAGGCAAAACGTCCTTGTATCCATAGACATGTAACAAGACACCAAAGACCAAAACCTTGACAGCCAAAACCCATTTAGGCATAGGTTCATTCTTACGATTCGTGATCGCATTTGGAGATGCTTTTTGTCTGACTTTGATGGGGAAACAAGCAAAGCAGAAAAAACGGCAGAGATTTGAGGGAAGTGGACATAAAGGTCCTTGATCAAAAGCAAAGAGTAGAAGATTGAAATTTGCGAGCCATGAGAGGAAAAGAGTTGAACTGCCGCTAAAGTGCAAAGAAGAGATGAACAGAGGAAGAGCAAGAAACAGAATGCATACTGGGATAATGGAGAGGAGACGAAGAACACCTTTGGAGATTCTAGATGATATGATATAACAATAAGAGATGGAGATCAAGGCAAAGATCCATACCTTGCTTAAGTTTCTTAACTCTTCTTCCATTTCTTAGATCTGTCCTTTGCTAATTCTGGTGAAACCATCGGATTTTGACGTGGTCCATGATTGAAGCATCACCACAAGATGTGACATGATGTTTAAATACGTTTGGTAGCTTtccttttttataatattattattaaacagCCGAAAGGGCCACACGCCAAGACATGAAAGTAAGGTAAATAGATAACACTCGCTCTATGGGTGTGCCAAAAGCACataatcttaaatatttttcttaaatttcttCAAGATTCAGAGCCCTAGAATATTTTTACAGAATGCAATctacttattttaatatttcctAAACGAAAAATGATTTTGCAGCATATTGGTTCTACAAtcacttttacaaaaaaaatatgacataacTGCTAAAATTGATGATATGTACAATAACATtcaatgttgatttatatttttcgaatattttttaaaatatgataataactCATACAtttcatttaatgttgatttagaattttggtaaactttttagAATAGGATAATAACTCAAATATGACTttacaaattatattaattttttattaattttatgcaagttgatttaatatgtttaaccaaaagaaataaataaaaaatctgtctgatattataattttaaatatatatacagatatattcttaaatataatttaaaataaacaaaattatttttatcaaaattttatatctaactaaattaaatttatattaaaatattggtaagaaaataataaaatctacaatattaataaaaaaatttgaaatctaatttaatttttaaaattattattacacATGGTGCAGAAAAATACCTAGTaaatctaataaatatataacattttctctcgtcatttgttttattatgttttgaaaTGCTAAAAAAGattggggtttttgccaaaactaacccacaacttgattttaattccaaacatatacccaaacttgaatcaaatgcaaaactaacctaaaagcctagtgaaattacagttcagccccttgtgaccaaacaaaaaaacagaagccatttttacgaatatagccccagtaaatcgtctgagtcgtctgagatgttggaagtcgtctggacgactgaagtgtaagtcgtctggacgactgaagtgtaagtcgtctggtaccagtttattttaaaaataatttataaatcttgtaaaaaaatattttgatgcgtaaaaaataaaaatcaagtaattataaacagttttaactgatataaattaagatatgataaaattgatttgttttgaagatagatgagtggaagtagtgaatcatgaaatactttggtttaggagtttggcaaacatatgttgtagtattgtatgtagggttagattttggaaaactaaaatgtttttttcaaaaattagttttcacctatatgtgtttatttatgtgtatagtaaacacttttcaagtttgatttggttttatgaagtgtttaattagataattaagtttatgggttatgtttagggtgtggacgacttatatttcagtcgtctgttgaataatttaccctgACGAcgtataattcagtcgtccagacgacttacttgtaagtcgtctggaaagtcttctattttagtttaccgctaaaaatatttaatttcccgctaaaaatattaaactcttctggacgacttacatgtaagtcgtctgttttaatttcttcaccagacaactgaaatgtaagtcgtccaggaagtcgtctgagtcaaaaatatttaatctaattggattttttgtctccctatataaagaaaaatttacacattctctctcctcctctcaaatggctgcaacaaaaatgtaatgttcatcattctaaaactctccaacctctctctaatctctttgacttgaaaacaccaaactttatatgaatttttcagttttgtctcatgtatttcttactaatctatctcttttgcaggtttttaatcaaatggtactcatcttccactaatttagaggtagatctattaattttagatatgtatttttgtgtgttctataaatgtagatttatctaatcttccactcattttctctatttttaattcatttgaacgtttttgaatatgcagatttttcagatctggatttgatgtgcaggtttttcagatctggaagacttctgggacgacttacctgttagtcgtctggaagtcgtctggacttcttggaagtcttctgacaaagtcgtctggacttccaggaagtcgtctggattcgtctggacttccaggaagtcgtctggacttctaggaagtcgtctggacttctaggaagtcgtctggatttttctgagcgttttggtaagttcttatgtctgatttttcttcatttggtaacttcttgttgtataaagttcttacttttttcccaaactaaaactctccaaacgcactctaatctctttgacttgaaaacaccaaactttatatgaatttttcaattttgtctcatgtctttgttactaatctatttttttttttgcaggtttttaattatttggtactcatcttccactaatttaaaggtagatctattatttttagatatgtatttttgtgtgttctgtaaaggtagatttatctaatcttccactcattttttctgtttttaagccatttgaacgtttttgaatatgcaggtttttcagatctggatttaatatgcaggtttttcagatctggaagacttctgggacgacttacttgttagtcgtctggaagtcgtctggacttcctgtaaagtcgtttggaagtcgtctgaacttcctaaaagtcttctggcaaagtcgtctgaacttcctggaagtcgtctggacttcttagaagtcgtctggacttcttaaaagttgtctggtcttgtctactcaagtggaatccaagcttgtctttgtagatgaatgatctataatagttttgtttgtggtctgttttatgaattgcatgtatactcttttagttgtgaattttttgtaaaatcagtaataatgttttccaagatgtattaaatgtgctaacaatgtgtttacacatttacaaatcaatgaaataatagacttcagtagcctttttcttatctttggatctctcatatgcaataataaactccaatggcctttttctcatcttaataaacaagaatgttggtaagagatggaaacaaacagtagtaactagtcaaagcatatcatattttttataagtttgcattgaaaaacttagtcaaatttagtaaaactaagggagagaacatattttgtaaatatgagttttacatatcttgaagttacttatcactcttaaaaatacaagttattccaaaactaacgtagaagacttaaaaactagtggagaagacgcggacgacttcaatctaagttgtctagacgactaaactatatgtcgtctggtcaacgcagaggttatttttgcaattgactttgaaatctgttatttcggacgactgaaagttaagtcgtctactattgtttggttaaaaaaaaaatccaaaaaagctagacgacttacatttcagtcgtcagaggttagttttgcatttgactggattatttcagaagtttgactttttggacgacttacatttcagtcgtctagtgaaaattaaaatattaatattttttaaaagtagacgacttacagttaagtcgtcataggttagttttgcaattgaaaaaaaaaacttcaaaatttaattatatacagacgacttataattcagtcgtccacgagacgactgaaatgtaagtcgtccaggatttacgaggtttgaccagaatctcggaaaaaaatcctggacgacttacaattaagtcgtctggtggacgactgaattataagtcgtctgtgtataattaaatcttgaagttttttttttttcaattgcaaaactaacctatgactacttaattgtaagtcgtttactttaaaaaaaatattattattttaattttcgaagtcaaacttctgaaattatccagtcaaatacaaaactaacctatgacgactgaaatgtaagtcgtctaggttctttggaattttttttgaaaccaaacaatagtagacgacttaactttcagtcgtctcaggttacagatttcaaagtcaattttaaaataacctctgcgttgaccagacgacttccaggtaagtcgtctacagccagacgactgaaaagtaagtcgtctacagccagacgacttcccaagtaagtcgtctgacgaacagatctggaaaaaaaactcaatgtcataccttaaattggtgagataagttccttagcatacataaggcttctccaagcacacagaatcacaaacggaagtcacccacccataatcgttagcttctatgactctatgaaccataaaaaatttagaatcaaaatcttgggtttttttagctcattgtggagagaaagtgagagatatgttgtgtttagttcacaagaatagaaaaagaagaagggtaaatcgattttgggagcattaagagcttcaaattggttgttcatggtggttgtggtattgatgacaatgacaatcttgtaattacttgaagatgatgagggtgagagagtaaaaatgtcattttcgaaaaaaaaaataaaaaaaaattgatggcattttcgtaaattatatgaacttgtggggtgaatagggcaaaactaattttcaaaaaaaaagaaggttagttttgtgtttgactttaagttgtaggtcaattttgcaaaaatcccaaaAAGATTTCACCAAATctatttgatattatatttgACGATTCGATGGTTTGTAGGACTTGAGGATAAGTGGTCGGACGAAAAGAGTGAACAAACCGAgtaaagagaaaagaaagaggCTTTGTCAAAAGCATCGAAGAAGAAGCATAAATGGCATTTTTCTCAGTTTTCTTGTGGTCATTACATTTTCATATAGATATATCAAAGGTTTGTTATGTGCAGATATATGGAAACTGCATAAAAATCATAGGCTCTAACCAAGGTTCTAAAAATTGGTCTAGGCAGCGCCTAGGCCCCCGTCTAGGCGGTAACTCGGTTTTATCCGAAATGATTTTCCGAAAATCCGATTTATACCGATTTATATAATTCATATCGGTTTAAGTTGTCCTAAATCGGTTAAAATTGGGTAAAATAGATCTAAATTGGTctaaatatgttaaattaaacaataatattagtaTAAATCCACAAAACTttctaatttcttttgttttgtatatctattttaataattcatcacaataattttataattaaaaattaaaaacaaaaatatctcatataaatataaaaattatataaaataaataaataattcgtTAACGCATGGGCCTCGCCTAGACTCCGAATAATCCACCTAGGCGCTAGTCCTCTATAAAACGTCTAGTTACCACCTAACGATTTTTTAACATTGGCTCTAACCAAATACCAAATGACAAAAATCTCAGTTATTATAGACGTAATAAATCATTAAGTTATGCtaattttcttaattaaatCCCTAATTTACATTGACTTATTTAGAATTAGTTGCGTCGTATATATTTAACGGGATTAAATTATGTTTAAGATAATGTTAACCTAAAACATCAACGTCTTTGGGGAGATAGGGAAGTGCCGAGACAGGGTGAGGTTTGTGAAGGATAAGGCTCAGGAAGTGATAAAAGCGAACAAGAAAGTAAGAGAGCAGTCGGCCATTGGAGTACATGTTGAAAGGCAAATCATATGGTATAGACCGGAGAATGGATGGGTAAAGTTGAACACTGATGGAGCTTCTAGAGGGAATCCCGGTCTAGCTACGGCAGGTGGAGCTTTACGGGACGGACAGGGACGATGGATAGGGGGCTTTGCACTAAATATCGGTATCTGTTCAGCTCCATTGGCAGAGTTGTGGGGTGTATACTACGGCATGTGCATAGCATGGGATAAGGGTATTCGCAAGCTTGAGGTGGAGGTAGACTCGAAGAGTGTGGTGGGTTTTCTTAAGACAGGGATTCATGATTCTCATCCCCTGTCATTCCTAGTACGTTTGTGCTATGGCTTCGTATCAAGAGACTGGATAGTCAATATTTCGCATGTGTATAGGGAGGCTAATCGTCTAGCAGATGGATTAGCTAACTATGTGTTTTCTTTACAGTTTGGTTTACATTTCTTTGATTCTGTTCCGGAGCATGTTGCTCCTATTCTGTTGGAGGATTTGAACGAGGTTGCGAGGACTCGGCAAATTTGCCCGtagtttgttttgatttattaataaaagtAGGGGATCTTTTCCCCTGcatcctaccaaaaaaaaatcaacgttttttataaaaatgggAATCATCAAATTTAACAGTTTAACATTATTGATATTATATTAACAGATTTGGTGATACATCAGTATTTTGCATACTTTTCTGTATATGAATGCAACTTTTCTCTATGCATAAAGTTATGTTCCATTGCTGAACTGCTCAAGGGTTATTCTCAAGGGTGAATTTCAAGAGGTGTCTAGAACCTAGCACACGACTGACTAGGGACATTATCATGGGAACTCCTAATTAATGTAATAGTATATGAATGTTGACTAGTTTTTCACGATTCAAATCAAATCTTACGTTTTCAAAAGCACCCTTTAAGGACATCGTTCATACAAACGTATGCATGagaaatcccctatatattaattgagaagcattTGAAAAATTAGAaccttaattttgtattaattaaaaaaaaccccaaatccTAGGTGGCACTCTAAATGCCTTCTAAATTCTATTCAAAGAATTCTAGAGCATCTAATATAAAGTATAGTTTAATCTAATGGTGtcacattattttataattatataacactagagaacattatattaacctaaaatataggaagtgtgtattctttccttaaataaaagctacggaattacctaatatgatttacatatatatggcaattaattattatgaataatggcaattaattattatgaataatgaagatttgataacaatttttgcatcattcttcatttttgtttaaagttatattattaaaaaaaattaaacaatcacattaaccatataataaaaaaattagattttttcttatatgttatatttttaattttttaaaatgactttaaattataaaaatgaggaaaccttatatgttatatatatattttttaaatgactttaaaatacaaaaatgaggacaccttatatgttatatttttcttatatgttagaattttcttatatgttatattttgaattttttttaaaagactttaaattacaaaaatataagtttaCCTTAAATAAAcgactaaaaacattaaaatgacatgtatcaattcgatggttgatttgaaagctttcaaaaccatatgcaagataaaattcaaaataatttaactgtggaaacaatactgttaacttttttcaaaaatgtgttcgatgaaaaaaataaggtttttatgtcataatttgtttaatgttcagtagagaacattatattaacctaaaatataagaagtgtgtattctttccttaaataaaagttaccgaattacctaatatgatttacatatatatgacaattgatgattttgaataataaagatttgataacaatttttgcatccttcttcatttttgtttaattttatatttttttaaaaaataaacaatcacattaaccatataattaaaaaattagatgttttcttatatgttatattttgaatttttttaaatgattttaaattacaaaaatgaagaaaccttatatgttatatatttctttaaaacgactttaaaatacaaaaatgaggacaccttatatgttatatttttcttatatgttatatttttcttatatgttatattttgaattttttaaaacgactttaaattacaaaaaagtaAGTTTTTCTTAAGTATACCACTAAAAACATTGAAATGACATGTATCAGTTTGCTGGttgatttgaaagttttcaaaaccatatgtaagataaaagtcaaaataattcaaatatgaaaacaatacTGTTTActttttcaagaatgtgttcgaggggaaaaataaggtttttatgtcataatttgtttaatgtccactagagaacattatattaacctaaaatataagaTGTGTGTTTTCTTTCCCTAAATAAATGCTACTAAATTAcctaatattatttacatatatatggaaattaatgattatgaataataaagatttgataacaatttttgcatccttcttcattttgtttaattttatattattaaaaaaaataaacaatcacattaaccatataataaaaaaattagattttttcttatatgttatattttgaatttcttaaaatgactttaaattataaaaatgaggaaaccttatatgttattttttttttaaacgaatttaaaatacaaaaatgaggacaccttatatgttatatttttcttttatgttagattttttcttatatgttatattttgattttttttaaacgattttaaattaatgtaaGTTTTCCGTAAGTATAcgactaaaaacattaaaatgacatgtatcaattcgatggttgatttgaaagttttcaaaaccatatagaagataaaagtcaaaataattcaactgtgaaaacaatactaaataattcaactgtgaaaacaatactgttcacttttttcaagaatgtgttcgatgaaaaaaataaggttttaaatcataatttgtttaatgtccaatCCGATCAACTCATGATGTATTAATTATACTTTTGTtccattattttt includes the following:
- the LOC103837170 gene encoding probable long-chain-alcohol O-fatty-acyltransferase 1, which gives rise to MEEELRNLSKVWIFALISISYCYIISSRISKGVLRLLSIIPVCILFLALPLFISSLHFSGSSTLFLSWLANFNLLLFAFDQGPLCPLPSNLCRFFCFACFPIKVRQKASPNAITNRKNEPMPKWVLAVKVLVFGVLLHVYGYKDVLPRFVVLALYCLHIYLEAELVLVFVGAVVSTLLGCDIEPVFNEPYLATSLQDFWSRRWNLMVSAVLRSAVHIPVQRFFTRFFRANIAVLVGVMASFLVSGLMHELIYFYAIRLPPTWEVTCFFVLQGVATTSEIVVKRTLRWTPPHRAVSGLAVMAFVSVTGVWLFLPQLLRNNVHERATGECLLVIDFAKRKLFISSS